One Chitinivibrionia bacterium genomic window carries:
- a CDS encoding type II toxin-antitoxin system YafQ family toxin: MKDIAISDRFEKDWKTLAKKRYNYDELNAVLEYLEKGEALPRKYKDHSLRGDLQGYRECHIRENWLLMYSTDKQNVILERTGSHDELYRRGKR; encoded by the coding sequence ATGAAAGATATAGCAATTTCCGATAGATTCGAAAAAGACTGGAAAACGCTTGCCAAGAAGCGATACAATTACGATGAATTGAATGCCGTGTTAGAGTATCTCGAAAAAGGAGAAGCGTTGCCGCGAAAATACAAAGACCATTCATTGCGTGGAGATTTACAAGGGTATCGCGAGTGCCACATTCGTGAGAATTGGTTGTTGATGTATTCGACAGACAAACAAAATGTAATTCTTGAAAGGACCGGAAGTCACGACGAGTTATACAGAAGAGGAAAACGCTAA
- a CDS encoding type II toxin-antitoxin system RelB/DinJ family antitoxin: protein MTTITFRVEDELKYRCKSLLEEQGTTISQALKKYLALIVNEGCVRVGEIPNETTLSSISKTQAGVGVKRFKSSQDLKSHLLSL from the coding sequence ATGACCACAATAACTTTTCGTGTAGAAGATGAATTGAAATACAGGTGCAAATCATTGCTTGAAGAACAAGGCACAACTATTTCACAAGCATTAAAGAAATACCTTGCTCTTATTGTGAACGAGGGTTGCGTGCGCGTAGGCGAAATTCCCAATGAAACTACATTATCGTCAATTAGTAAAACTCAAGCAGGCGTTGGAGTTAAAAGATTTAAGTCATCGCAAGATTTGAAAAGTCATTTGTTGAGTTTGTAA